A DNA window from Mus pahari chromosome 13, PAHARI_EIJ_v1.1, whole genome shotgun sequence contains the following coding sequences:
- the Wdr92 gene encoding WD repeat-containing protein 92, translating to MSTFEKPQIIVHIQKGLNYTVFDCKWVPCSAKFVTMGNFARGTGVIQVYEIQRGDLKLLREIEKAKPIKCGTFGAASLQQRFLATGDFGGNLHIWNLEAPEMPVYSVKGHKEIINTIDGIGGLGIGEGAPEIVTGSRDGTVKVWDPRQKEDPVANMEPAQGENKRDCWTVTFGNAYNQEERVVCAGYDNGDIKLFDLRNMSLRWETNIKNGVCSLEFDRKDISMNKLVATSLEGKFHVFDMRTQHPTKGFASVTEKAHKSTVWQVRHLPQNREIFLTTGGAGSLHLWKYEYPTQRSKKDSEGLEMGVAGSVSLLQNVTVSTQPISSLDWSPDKRGLCVCSSFDQMVRVLIVTKLQSI from the exons ATGTCCACCTTCGAGAAGCCTCAGATCATTGTCCACATTCAAAAGGGCCTCAACTACACGGTGTTCGACTGCAAATGGGTGCCCTGCAGTGCCAAATTCGTGACGATGGGCAACTTCGCCCGGGGCACCGGCGTTATCCAGGTGTACGAGATCCAGCGCGGGGACCTGAAGCTGCTGCGGGAG ATTGAAAAGGCTAAGCCCATTAAATGTGGAACATTTGGTGCCGCTTCTTTGCAGCAGAGATTCTTAGCTACTGGAGATTTTGGTGGAAATCTTCATATATG GAACTTAGAAGCTCCAGAGATGCCAGTGTATTCTGTAAAGGGCCACAAAGAAATCATAAATACCATAGATGGTATAGGTGGACTTGGAATTGGGGAAGGAGCCCCTGAAATCGTGACAGGCAGCCGTGATG GAACTGTAAAGGTGTGGGACCCGAGGCAGAAAGAGGATCCTGTTGCTAACATGGAACCTGCAcaaggagaaaacaagagagacTGTTGGACTGTGACATTTG GCAATGCTTATAATCAAGAAGAACGTGTTGTCTGTGCTGGCTATGACAATGGGGACATCAAGCTGTTTGATCTCAGAAACATGTCGCTGCGGTGGGagacaaacattaaaaatggg GTGTGCAGCTTGGAATTTGACAGAAAGGACATAAGTATGAATAAGTTAGTAGCTACATCTCTAGAAGGGAAGTTCCACGTCTTCGACATGAGAACACAGCATCCTACCAAAGGCTTTGCTTCTGTTACAGAAAAG GCCCATAAATCCACTGTATGGCAAGTCCGACACCTGCCTCAAAACAGGGAGATCTTTCTGACAACGGGAGGCGCTGGGAGTCTTCACCTCTGGAAGTA TGAGTACCCAACTCAGCGGTCAAAGAAAGATTCCGAGGGCTTGGAGATGGGAGTCGCGGGTTCCGTCAGCCTTCTGCAGAACGTGACCGTGTCTACTCAGCCCATCTCCAGCTTGGACTGGAGTCCTGACAAAAGGGGGCTCTGCGTCTGTAGTTCCTTTGACCAGATGGTGCGTGTGCTGATAGTTACAAAGCTCCAGAGCATTTGA